From Diospyros lotus cultivar Yz01 chromosome 4, ASM1463336v1, whole genome shotgun sequence, a single genomic window includes:
- the LOC127798952 gene encoding leucine-rich repeat receptor protein kinase MSP1-like — translation MSSSKWKYSHLHASIFLCFLQLSCSDTIYSGDIKSLVALRDSLVRKKDIIPSWFDANISPCNWTGIKCEGPIVHQIHVPCTSFPLDVPFANQFGEFRHLKHLNLSYCALSGHVSANLWSLHDLETLDLSHNRLSGLLPPTVSNLRNLRQLVLDDNSFSGSLPPTIGQLKELFELSVHANSFSGDLPAEIGNLQHLQSLDLSANFFSGYLPSSVGNLTGLLYIDASENRFTGPLLPEIGNLGMLRVLDLSWNSLTGNMPEEVGNLTSLTTLNVGNNNLNGAIPVTIGRLRDLNILNIQGCRFTGNLPEEISKLTGLTYLNIAQNNFEGELPLSFGKLSNLVNLLAANSGLSGPIPEELGNCKKLKILNLSFNSLYGLLPDTLAGLESMHSLILDSNNLAGPVPDWLSNWKQVEAILLSKNHFNGSLPPLNLPLLAVLDINSNMLSGELPAEICSARSLAILFLSGNRFTGTIDNTFQNCLNLTDLVLSGNDLFGEIPPYLGELQLVTLELSKNKFSGRIPDQLWHSKTLMEISLSDNLLEGQIPGDIAKVSSLRRLQLENNLFDGNIPSSIGELKNLTNLSLHGNKLTGRIPLQLFECTKLVSLDIGGNKLTGPIPRSISQLKLLDNLVLSNNHFSGPIPEEICSAFQKVPLPDSEFTQHYGMLDLSNNEFVGPIPASIKQCIVVTELLLQQNKLNGSIPDEISGLANLTLLDLSFNDLTGPAIPQLYSMRNLQGLILSHNRLTGLIPDNLVALIPSLAKLDLSNNWLTGPLPSSVFGIKSLSYLDISSNSFSGPISFDFGSTSSLLVLNASNNLFSGMLGDSLSNLTTLSILDIHNNSITGMVPPSLSNLDALTYIDFSSNNFRGSVPCNICDIAGLAFINFNGNRFTGYVPESCTEVKHCIPNQPNLSSTQGYPPPSFLSRASVWGIALSAIFISLLLLLVCLLRWSKLRQEVLILDKGKGKLVAEIELESTDELLGKKLKEPLSINIATFEQSLLRIDPADIVSATENFSKTYIIGDGGFGTVYKASLPGGRSIAVKRLNGEHLHADREFLAEMETLGKVRHENLVSLLGYCVFAEDRFLIYEYMENGSLDMWLRNRADAVETLDWPTRFEICLGSARGLAFLHHGFVPHIIHRDIKSSNILLSSKFEPRVSDFGLARIISACESHVSTLLAGTFGYIPPEYGQTMVATTKGDVYSFGVVMLELVTGRPPTGQADGEGGNLVGWVRWMTAKGREEELVDSCLSGFKMWKDQMLGVLEVARVCTRDEPWVRPTMVEVVNLLVDLEMKSACCGKC, via the coding sequence ATGTCATCTTCAAAATGGAAGTATTCTCACCTTCATGCCAGCATCTTCTTGTGCTTCTTGCAACTTTCTTGCTCAGACACAATTTATTCTGGTGACATTAAGTCATTAGTTGCTCTTAGAGACTCTCTTGTGcgaaaaaaagatattattcCAAGTTGGTTTGATGCAAATATTTCCCCATGCAACTGGACTGGCATAAAATGTGAGGGGCCCATAGTTCACCAAATACATGTACCTTGTACATCATTCCCCTTGGATGTTCCCTTTGCTAACCAATTTGGAGAGTTTAGGCATCTGAAGCATCTTAATCTCAGCTATTGTGCCCTCAGTGGCCATGTTTCTGCAAATCTTTGGAGCCTCCATGATTTAGAGACCCTTGACTTGAGCCATAACAGATTGTCTGGACTGCTGCCCCCAACAGTGTCTAACCTTAGAAATCTAAGACAACTTGTGCTTGATGATAATAGTTTCTCTGGTAGTTTACCACCAACAATTGGTCAACTCAAAGAACTCTTTGAACTCTCAGTCCATGCAAACTCATTTTCCGGAGATCTTCCAGCTGAAATAGGAAATCTACAACACTTGCAGTCCCTTGACCTTAGTGCAAATTTCTTCTCTGGGTACCTGCCTTCAAGTGTTGGTAATCTTACTGGGCTGCTCTACATTGATGCAAGTGAGAACAGATTTACAGGACCACTATTGCCTGAAATTGGAAATTTGGGTATGCTTAGAGTTCTTGATTTGTCATGGAACTCATTGACTGGAAACATGCCCGAGGAAGTAGGAAATTTGACCAGCTTAACTACATTGAATGTGGGAAACAATAACCTCAATGGAGCAATACCAGTAACAATTGGCAGGCTGAGAGACCTAAATATCCTTAATATCCAGGGTTGCAGATTTACTGGAAACCTGCCAGAAGAGATCTCCAAGCTTACCGGCTTGACTTACTTGAATATAGCACAGAATAATTTTGAGGGAGAACTTCCATTGAGCTTCGGCAAGCTGTCAAATTTAGTTAACCTACTAGCTGCTAATTCGGGTCTGAGTGGACCAATTCCAGAGGAACTAGGAAACTGCAAGAAACTCAAGATTCTGAATCTGTCCTTCAATTCATTATATGGTCTATTACCTGATACTCTTGCTGGCCTTGAATCCATGCACTCACTTATACTCGACTCCAATAACCTAGCGGGTCCAGTGCCTGATTGGCTTTCCAACTGGAAGCAGGTAGAGGCCATACTGTTATCAAAGAACCACTTCAATGGGTCTCTACCTCCTCTTAATCTGCCGTTGTTGGCTGTACTTGATATCAACTCCAACATGCTGTCTGGTGAATTGCCTGCAGAAATATGCAGTGCCAGGTCATTGGCCATTTTGTTTCTCTCAGGTAACCGCTTTACTGGTACCATAGACAACACATTCCAGAATTGTTTGAATCTTACAGATCTGGTGTTGTCCGGAAATGATCTGTTTGGTGAGATACCACCCTATCTTGGGGAGCTTCAGCTGGTTACTTTGGAACTGTCAAAAAACAAATTCTCTGGGAGAATTCCTGATCAACTATGGCATTCAAAAACACTTATGGAGATTTCACTCAGTGACAATCTACTTGAAGGTCAGATACCTGGTGATATTGCTAAAGTTTCTTCACTGCGGAGGTTGCAATTGGAAAATAATCTATTTGATGGAAACATTCCAAGTTCCATTGGTGAACTGAAAAATCTGACAAATCTGTCCCTACATGGTAACAAGTTGACAGGAAGGATCCCCCTCCAACTGTTTGAGTGTACAAAATTGGTGTCTCTGGACATTGGTGGAAACAAGCTTACTGGTCCTATTCCAAGATCCATATCCCAGTTGAAACTTCTTGACAACCTTGTGTTATCAAACAACCACTTCTCCGGTCCAATACCTGAGGAGATCTGCTCCGCATTTCAGAAAGTGCCCCTACCGGACTCTGAGTTTACCCAGCACTACGGCATGCTTGATTTGTCCAATAATGAGTTTGTTGGGCCTATTCCAGCGTCAATTAAGCAGTGTATTGTTGTGACAGAACTATTACTACAGCAAAACAAGCTCAATGGGAGCATTCCTGACGAGATCTCAGGTCTGGCTAACTTGACATTGCTTGATCTGTCTTTCAATGATTTAACAGGGCCAGCTATTCCCCAGTTATACTCAATGAGAAACCTTCAGGGGCTCATACTTTCACACAATCGGCTAACTGGCTTGATTCCTGATAATCTAGTTGCTCTAATCCCAAGCTTAGCCAAGCTTGACCTGTCAAATAATTGGTTGACAGGTCCATTGCCTTCTTCAGTTTTTGGTATCAAGAGTCTTTCCTACCTAGACATCAGTTCAAATTCATTCTCGGGACCCATCTCCTTTGATTTTGGAAGCACAAGCTCTCTTTTGGTCCTTAATGCAAGTAACAACCTTTTTTCTGGTATGCTTGGCGACTCTCTGTCTAATCTGACCACCCTGTCCATATTAGACATTCACAACAATTCAATCACTGGCATGGTGCCTCCTTCACTCTCTAATCTTGATGCCTTGACATATATAGACTTCTCCAGCAACAATTTTCGAGGATCTGTGCCTTGCAATATATGTGATATAGCAGGCCTCGCTTTTATCAATTTCAATGGCAACAGATTCACCGGCTATGTGCCGGAGAGTTGCACCGAGGTCAAACACTGCATACCAAACCAACCGAATTTGTCTTCCACTCAGGGATACCCGCCTCCATCCTTTCTTAGCCGTGCTTCTGTTTGGGGTATTGCTCTTAGTGCCATATTCATTTCCCTGCTGCTGCTTCTTGTTTGTCTTCTCAGATGGAGTAAATTGAGACAAGAAGTTTTAATCCTTGACAAGGGAAAGGGTAAGCTTGTTGCAGAAATTGAGCTAGAGTCCACTGACGAACTTCTTGGTAAAAAACTCAAGGAGCCACTAAGCATCAATATTGCAACTTTTGAGCAATCCCTACTGCGGATAGACCCTGCAGATATCGTGTCAGCAACAGAAAATTTCAGCAAGACATACATCATTGGCGATGGCGGGTTTGGCACAGTGTATAAAGCCTCACTCCCAGGAGGTAGATCCATAGCAGTCAAAAGGCTCAATGGAGAACACTTGCATGCTGACCGTGAATTCTTGGCCGAGATGGAGACGCTTGGAAAGGTCAGGCACGAAAATTTGGTTTCACTTCTTGGCTATTGTGTCTTTGCAGAGGACAGGTTTTTGATATATGAATACATGGAGAATGGCAGCCTCGATATGTGGTTGAGGAACCGGGCAGACGCAGTCGAGACACTTGACTGGCCGACAAGGTTCGAGATCTGTCTAGGTTCAGCCCGGGGGCTCGCCTTTCTGCATCATGGCTTCGTTCCCCACATCATTCACCGAGACATCAAGTCCAGCAACATACTGCTGAGTAGCAAGTTTGAACCCCGAGTATCAGACTTTGGCCTCGCAAGGATCATCAGCGCATGTGAGAGCCATGTTAGTACTCTGCTGGCAGGCACCTTTGGCTACATTCCTCCCGAGTATGGCCAGACCATGGTGGCGACAACCAAGGGCGATGTCTACAGCTTCGGAGTGGTGATGCTCGAGCTCGTGACAGGGAGGCCGCCAACCGGCCAGGCTGATGGTGAAGGCGGCAATCTTGTTGGATGGGTGAGGTGGATGACTGCAAAGGGCCGGGAGGAAGAGTTGGTGGATTCATGCCTCTCTGGTTTCAAAATGTGGAAAGATCAAATGCTGGGTGTTCTTGAAGTTGCGAGAGTGTGCACTCGTGATGAGCCATGGGTGCGGCCTACTATGGTTGAAGTGGTCAATCTGTTGGTGGATCTTGAGATGAAATCTGCCTGTTGTGGTAAGTGTTAA